TCTTTCAAAATGATCATTTGCGGACTTTCATGCCTCACGTTAAACCTATTTGCCACTTCATTCGAAATATCGCGATTCGCCAGAAGATCGAGAAAATACAACTTTAGCCCGTCATCTTTCTTCAGGTCATAATTGCGTTCAAAATTGTTCAGCACCATCCTGCTTATCCCGCAACGGGTAGAATGTTTAAAAATCACCACCGTTTTAGATTCAGATTCTTTTTCAAGCTCAGTGAGTTGTGCCTTTTCAGTAAGTGCATGCCATGGCACCTCCTCAATTTCCTTCTTCACTATATCTCTTTCACTCTTAAATACTTTATCAAATAAGCCCATTCTCTACAATTTTAATTTCACTTCTTACACCCTGTAAAATAACAAAAAGCATTGGTCTTTTCGGCAAAAAACTCAAAGTTTAGTATATTTATAAGAGACAAAACGTCATCCTGTTTAGCCATAAACCAGTCATTTTGTCGGCAGCAGGCTACTGGTACATGCTTTGCTAAACCTCAGTAAAAAGAACAGTTATGAACTTGAATAATTTTACAATTAAAAGTCAGGAGGCCATTCAGCAGGCCCAGCAGCTGGCTCAGGAATTAGGACATCAGCAAATAGAGAACGAGCATATATTTAAAGCCATTACCACGGTAGACGAGAATGTAACTCCTTTTCTTCTGAAGAAGCTCAATATTAATGTAGGCCTCTTTCAGCAGATCCTCGACAAGAGCCTTCAGAATTTTCCGAAGGTAAGCGGCGGAGACATCATGCTCTCGCGTGAAGCCTCTAAAACCCTGAACGATGCATCTTCCGTAGCGAAAAAAATGGGAGATGAGTACGTTTCTGTAGAGCATTTGATTTTAGCCATTTTTGGATCCTCCAGTAAAGTAGCCCAGATCATGAAAGACCAGGGCGCGACCGAAAAAGGGTTGAAAGCGGCTATTCAGGAACTTAGAAAAGGAGAAAAAGTCACTTCCCAAAGTGCCGAAGAGACCTATAATTCTTTAAATAAATACGCAAACCATCTCAATAAGCTGGCCGAGGAAGGTAAACTTGACCCTGTAATTGGGCGTGACGAAGAGAT
This Salinimicrobium tongyeongense DNA region includes the following protein-coding sequences:
- the ytxJ gene encoding bacillithiol system redox-active protein YtxJ, whose amino-acid sequence is MGLFDKVFKSERDIVKKEIEEVPWHALTEKAQLTELEKESESKTVVIFKHSTRCGISRMVLNNFERNYDLKKDDGLKLYFLDLLANRDISNEVANRFNVRHESPQMIILKDRKVVQHASHHSIEVQQVKDQL